One Solanum lycopersicum chromosome 2, SLM_r2.1 genomic region harbors:
- the LOC101249697 gene encoding protein FMP32, mitochondrial-like produces the protein MAACKRVGYFGPQLGAFAGSHRFHRRLISNRAFDGKLLFLVDTLALVRKLEAKGVPTKQAEAITAAITEVLSDSLENVAQTFVSKADLQRLEMIQESKLSKFKSEVQSSQENHFSLLQHEIEKLKSDIEKMRRELRYEIDKVSAGHRLDLNLERGRIRDELANQNQETANLTNTLDREIHTLRAQLEAAKYDVIKYCIGTLVSISAVGLAVVRLLK, from the exons ATGGCGGCATGTAAACGGGTCGGATATTTCGGACCTCAACTGGGAGCTTTTGCCGGAAGCCACCGATTCCACCGCCGACTCATTTCGAACCGTGCTTTCGACGGCAAGCTGTTGTTCCTAGTCGACACTCTAGCTCTA GTGAGAAAATTGGAAGCGAAAGGGGTGCCTACGAAGCAAGCGGAGGCTATAACGGCTGCTATTACTGAAGTTTTGAGCGATAGCTTGGAAAATGTAGCTCAGACATTTGTTTCTAAAGCTGATTTGCAGAGA CTTGAGATGATTCAAGAATCCAAGTTGTCCAAATTTAAGTCCGAAGTTCAAAGctctcag GAGAACCACTTTTCTCTACTGCAACATGAAATTGAAAAACTCAAAAGTGATATAGAAAAGATGCGCCGTGAATTGAG GTATGAAATTGACAAAGTCTCTGCTGGCCATAGGTTGGATCTCAATCTTGAAAGGGG GAGAATCCGGGATGAGCTAGCAAATCAGAATCAAGAAACTGCTAATCTCACTAATACACTTGACCGA GAAATTCATACACTACGGGCTCAATTGGAAGCTGCAAAATATGATGTTATAAAATATTGCATAGGTACCCTTGTGTCTATATCAGCTGTTGGTTTGGCCGTAGTCCGACTTTTGAAGTAA
- the LOC101249978 gene encoding uncharacterized protein, with translation MREENGTIEKGSSCRVDGNCKRVNPINETGAGGTGSGEGVSSSPASSSLSSKNQGKSCKGCLYYSSTFKSNSRNPLCIGLSSSLPQVPRYIVGESEKEASKEGRSFTDFRYACVGYSVYLDQKSRSTEAQKAQTELPVCVGLEVLVDKRPTSADATPGHTPAHNREGGNKPPQPRSNKPTNSAGDEFLTRFSRNANLVAMGVAKNLRKVGSRIKESVDDIFYGRPK, from the exons ATGCGGGAGGAGAATGGTACGATCGAAAAAGGCAGCAGTTGCCGCGTCGACGGCAACTGCAAAAGAGTAAATCCAATCAACGAGACCGGAGCCGGAGGAACAGGCTCCGGTGAAGGCGTATCTTCATCTCCGGCATCTTCGTCGTTGTCATCCAAGAATCAAGGAAAATCATGCAAAGGATGTCTATATTACTCGTCTACTTTCAAATCCAATTCTCGCAATCCTCTCTGTATCGGCCTTAGTAGTTCCCTTCCTCAAG TACCTCGATATATTGTTGGGGAATCCGAGAAGGAAGCTTCTAAAGAGGGTCGGAGCTTTACCGATTTTAGATATGCTTGTGTCGGTTATTCTGTTTACTTGGATCAGAAATCTCGATCAACTGAAGCTCAAAAGGCACAAACAGAATTGCCTGTCTGTGTTGGCCTTGAG GTTTTGGTGGATAAAAGACCCACTTCAGCTGATGCAACTCCTGGCCATACTCCTGCTCATAACAGAGAAG GTGGAAATAAACCTCCACAGCCCCGATCAAACAAACCAACTAACTCAGCTGGTGATGAGTTCCTTACCAG GTTCTCCAGGAATGCTAACTTGGTTGCGATGGGGGTCGCCAAGAACTTGCGGAAAGTAGGGAGTCGAATAAAAGAAAGTGTTGATGACATCTTTTATGGACGCCCAAAATAG
- the CYP84A2 gene encoding cytochrome P450 84A1, with protein sequence MNEMVLNNINSILEALQANPILIFFFIIPLFFLYLFSMSRRKRYPPGPLGWPLIGNMMIMDQLTHRGLAKLAQKYGGVFHLKMGYVHKIVISGPEEARQVLQVQDNIYSNRPKTVAISYLTYDRADMAFADYGPFWRQMRKLCVMKLFSRKRAESWDSVRDEVDSMVKIVTTNTGTSINLGELVFCLTRNIIYRAAFGTSSDEGQDDFIKILQEFSKLFGAFNMADFIPWLGWIGKQGLNVRLAKARASLDGFIDTIIDDHIERKKAIHVINDDGYRESDMVDELLAFYSEETKVNESEDLQNAIRLTRDNIKAIIMDVMFGGTETVASAIEWAMAELMKSPEDLKKVQQELANVVGLNRKVDESDFENLTYLKCCLKETLRLHPPIPLLLHETAEESTVSGYFIPANSHVIINSFAIGRDKNSWEDPDSFKPSRFLKEGVADFKGGNFEFLPFGSGRRSCPGMQLGLYALEMAVAHLLHCFTWELPDGMKPSELKMDDIFGLTAPLANRLVAVPTPRLLCKLY encoded by the exons atgaatgaaatggTACTaaacaatatcaattcaattctTGAAGCTTTACAAGCTAACCCTATActaatcttcttcttcatcatcccTCTCTTCTTCTTATACCTTTTTTCGATGTCCCGCCGTAAACGTTATCCTCCAGGACCATTAGGCTGGCCTCTCATTGGTAACATGATGATAATGGACCAGTTAACTCACCGTGGTCTTGCCAAACTTGCACAAAAATATGGTGGCGTTTTTCACCTCAAAATGGGTTATGTCCACAAAATTGTTATATCTGGTCCAGAAGAAGCTCGTCAAGTACTGCAG GTACAAGACAACATATATTCGAATCGTCCAAAGACCGTAGCGATAAGTTACCTAACGTACGATCGTGCGGACATGGCTTTTGCTGACTACGGACCGTTTTGGCGTCAGATGAGAAAATTATGTGTTATGAAATTATTCAGTCGTAAACGAGCTGAGTCATGGGACTCGGTTCGCGACGAAGTAGACTCGATGGTAAAGATAGTTACAACCAACACGGGCACATCAATTAACTTAGGGGAACTTGTTTTCTGTCTCACTCGTAACATTATCTATCGAGCTGCTTTTGGGACAAGTTCAGATGAAGGACAAgatgattttattaaaattttgcaAGAATTTTCGAAGCTATTTGGTGCTTTTAACATGGCTGATTTTATTCCATGGCTAGGGTGGATTGGTAAGCAAGGCCTAAATGTTAGACTTGCTAAGGCAAGGGCATCACTTGATGGATTTATTGATACGATAATTGATGATCATATTGAAAGAAAGAAGGCTATTCATGTTATTAATGATGATGGTTATAGAGAAAGTGATATGGTGGATGAGCTTTTAGCTTTTTACAGTGAAGAAACAAAAGTAAATGAGTCTGAAGATTTGCAGAATGCTATAAGGCTTACTAGGGATAATATCAAAGCTATAATCATG GATGTAATGTTTGGTGGGACCGAGACGGTGGCATCTGCGATAGAGTGGGCCATGGCTGAGCTTATGAAAAGTCCAGAGGATCTTAAAAAGGTACAACAAGAATTAGCTAACGTAGTTGGACTCAATAGGAAAGTTGATGAATCCGATTTTGAAAACTTGACCTACTTAAAATGTTGTTTAAAAGAAACTCTCCGACTTCACCCTCCAATCCCTCTCCTCCTCCACGAAACCGCGGAGGAATCGACAGTCTCGGGCTACTTTATTCCAGCAAACTCACATGTTATCATAAATTCGTTTGCAATTGGACGTGACAAAAACTCATGGGAAGATCCTGATAGTTTCAAGCCAAGTAGGTTCCTTAAAGAAGGTGTGGCAGATTTTAAAGGTggtaattttgaatttttaccATTTGGGTCGGGTCGAAGGTCTTGCCCCGGTATGCAACTTGGGCTTTATGCATTAGAAATGGCTGTGGCCCATTTACTTCATTGTTTTACTTGGGAGTTACCTGATGGAATGAAACCAAGTGAACTAAAAATGGATGATATATTTGGGCTTACTGCTCCATTGGCTAATCGACTAGTGGCTGTGCCTACTCCACGTTTATTATGTAAACTTTATTGA